The Muricauda sp. SCSIO 65647 genome includes a region encoding these proteins:
- a CDS encoding TRAP transporter substrate-binding protein, producing the protein MKKVLTILLSLSLLPLGGCKETTNVRTLRLAHGLDVNHSVHKAMVKMGEDLKENSKGKLQLEIYPNQQLGTERQTLELLQIGSLDMTKVSVAVLENFAPKSKILGLPYLFRDREHSFKVLDGPIGQKILDDGQQYWLKGLGFYDAGSRSFYTKKKPVMHPDDLKGLKIRVMESITAMDMVRSMGGSPTPISWGEIYTSLQQGVVDGAENNPPSFYLSRHYEVCKYYTLNEHTFSPDVIIASTHLWNILSEEERTWLKRAVESSIVYQRKLWADAEATALSEVQKAGVEVIRPNKVPFSKKVQELYQNYSENEELYQLIQQIKDH; encoded by the coding sequence GTGAAGAAAGTCTTGACCATTCTTTTGTCTTTGTCCCTGCTTCCGTTGGGAGGTTGCAAAGAAACCACCAATGTCAGAACCTTACGGTTGGCCCATGGTCTGGATGTCAACCATTCTGTACATAAGGCCATGGTAAAAATGGGAGAGGATTTGAAAGAAAATTCAAAGGGCAAGCTTCAGCTTGAAATATATCCCAACCAACAGTTGGGCACAGAGCGCCAAACTTTGGAACTGTTACAGATTGGAAGCTTGGATATGACAAAGGTTTCCGTGGCGGTTCTTGAAAATTTTGCCCCCAAATCCAAAATTTTGGGACTCCCTTACCTTTTCAGGGACAGAGAGCACTCATTTAAGGTTTTAGATGGCCCCATCGGTCAAAAAATCTTGGACGATGGTCAACAATATTGGCTAAAAGGTTTGGGATTTTATGATGCAGGAAGCCGTAGCTTTTATACGAAAAAGAAACCCGTGATGCATCCAGATGATTTAAAGGGACTAAAGATACGGGTGATGGAAAGTATAACCGCAATGGATATGGTTCGAAGTATGGGCGGGTCACCAACTCCCATCTCATGGGGAGAAATCTATACTTCACTGCAGCAGGGTGTGGTCGACGGTGCAGAAAACAATCCCCCCAGTTTTTATTTGTCAAGACATTACGAGGTCTGTAAATATTACACATTGAACGAACATACCTTTTCTCCCGATGTCATAATCGCCAGTACCCATTTATGGAACATATTGTCTGAAGAAGAAAGAACCTGGTTGAAAAGGGCCGTTGAAAGTTCTATAGTTTACCAAAGGAAATTGTGGGCCGATGCAGAGGCGACGGCTTTAAGTGAAGTGCAAAAAGCCGGGGTAGAGGTCATAAGACCAAATAAGGTGCCTTTCTCCAAAAAGGTCCAGGAATTATATCAAAATTACAGTGAAAATGAAGAATTGTACCAACTGATCCAACAAATAAAAGACCATTGA
- a CDS encoding bifunctional 4-hydroxy-2-oxoglutarate aldolase/2-dehydro-3-deoxy-phosphogluconate aldolase, with product MARFSRIEVFTTMKKIGMVPLFYHSDIELGKKVLKACYDGGARIMEFTARGDFAFEVFAELNKYAIKELPDMIMGVGSITDAGAASLFAQMGANFVVTPSLREDIAIVCNRRKLLWSPGSGSLTEINRAEELGCELIKLFPGSTYGPGFVKAIKGPQPWTNIMPTGGVSTDESNLRAWFDAGVTCVGMGSKLISKEILAQKDFGGLQKKVAATLEIITKIRK from the coding sequence ATGGCACGGTTTTCTAGAATAGAGGTTTTTACTACAATGAAGAAAATAGGAATGGTTCCCCTATTCTATCATTCAGATATTGAACTGGGCAAAAAGGTGTTGAAAGCCTGTTATGATGGCGGAGCTCGAATTATGGAATTCACGGCCAGGGGAGACTTTGCTTTTGAAGTATTCGCTGAACTTAACAAATATGCCATCAAAGAACTGCCAGATATGATCATGGGTGTAGGTTCTATAACCGATGCCGGTGCAGCAAGTCTTTTTGCACAGATGGGCGCAAACTTTGTGGTAACCCCATCTTTGAGGGAAGACATAGCAATAGTCTGCAATCGCAGAAAATTGCTTTGGTCCCCGGGCAGTGGTTCTTTGACCGAGATCAATAGGGCAGAGGAATTAGGTTGCGAGCTTATCAAACTCTTCCCGGGATCGACCTATGGCCCGGGGTTCGTAAAGGCAATAAAAGGCCCCCAACCTTGGACCAACATCATGCCAACAGGAGGCGTGAGCACTGATGAATCGAACCTCAGGGCTTGGTTTGATGCCGGAGTAACCTGTGTCGGCATGGGGTCAAAACTGATTTCCAAAGAGATTCTGGCGCAAAAAGATTTTGGGGGCCTACAGAAAAAAGTGGCCGCCACCTTGGAAATAATAACCAAAATAAGAAAGTAA
- a CDS encoding TRAP transporter small permease, translating into MGLRNRIDRILATTLVVIMGVMVVNVLWQVFSRYVLGVPSSFTDELARYLMIWIGILGAAYVSGRNMHVAINVLPSKLHSKTQQKLKQVVRVIIILFCFFAMVIGGVRLVYVTYVLEQYSPALKLPLALVYLVIPLSGLVIIFYKVSDIMKN; encoded by the coding sequence ATGGGACTCCGAAATAGAATAGACAGAATACTGGCTACCACTTTGGTAGTTATTATGGGCGTCATGGTAGTTAATGTGCTTTGGCAGGTCTTCAGTCGCTATGTGCTGGGTGTGCCAAGTTCATTCACAGATGAACTTGCACGTTATCTTATGATCTGGATAGGAATTCTGGGGGCAGCTTATGTGTCGGGCCGTAATATGCATGTTGCCATCAATGTGCTCCCTTCAAAATTGCATTCAAAAACCCAACAAAAACTGAAACAGGTCGTACGTGTGATCATTATTTTGTTCTGCTTTTTTGCGATGGTCATTGGTGGGGTTAGATTGGTCTATGTCACCTATGTACTTGAACAGTATTCACCGGCACTGAAACTTCCTTTGGCATTGGTGTATTTGGTAATTCCGTTAAGTGGTCTTGTCATAATTTTTTACAAAGTGTCTGACATCATGAAAAACTGA